GGACGAAAGTCGGGCTTAGTGATCCGGCGGCACCGTATGGAAGGGCCGTCGCTCAACGGATAAAAGCTACCCTGGGGATAACAGGCTAATCTCTCCCAAGAGTCCACATCGACGGGGAGGTTTGGCACCTCGATGTCGGCTCATCGCATCCTGGGGCTGAAGTAGGTCCCAAGGGTTGGGCTGTTCGCCCATTAAAGCGGTACGCGAGCTGGGTTCAGAACGTCGTGAGACAGTTCGGTCCCTATCCGTCGCGGGCGTAGGAAATTTGAGAGGAGCTGTCCTTAGTACGAGAGGACCGGGATGGACACACCGCTGGTGTACCAGTTGTTCTGCCAAGAGCATAGCTGGGTAGCTACGTGTGGACGGGATAAGTGCTGAAAGCATCTAAGCATGAAGCCCCCCTCAAGATGAGATTTCCCATCACGTCAAGTGAGTAAGATCCCTCAGAGATGATGAGGTTGATAGGTCTCATGTGGAAGCGTGGCAACACGTGGAGCTGAGAGATACTAATCGATCGAGGGCTTAACCAAAGTATTACATTAACCTTCAGACCGAAGGTCATCAGTCAAATGTTATCTAGTTTTGAGAGTACAATACTTCTCAATTTCATAAGTCCAGTGACGATAGCGGAGAGGTCACACCCGTTCCCATGCCGAACACGGAAGTTAAGCTCTCCAGCGCCGATGGTAGTTGGGGGCTCTCCCCCTGTGAGAGTAGGACGTTGCTGGGCAATCAAAGGCACCTTCAGTTGAGGGTGTCTTTTTATGTATGAAAAATAGAGTGAATTTATATCGAAAGATATAACAAGCATAATGAAGAGAAGTCGTAAGAGGTGCATGAGGAACAAGTAGATCAAGGAATCGACGGAGCGAGCCTCGGAATGTACGATGTCCATGAGAAGTGAGCGAGGGAGAATGACGCGGAGATGCGCCGTTCATCATGCGCCGAACAGTGCCGAAGGTAGTTGGGGGCGCCCCCCTGTGAGAGTAGGACGTTGCTGGGCAATCAAAGGCACCTCCAGTTGAGGGTGTCTTTTTTTGTGTGGAAAAAGAGTAATTTATATCGTAATTACGGACAAATCCAAAAAGTTACGGACAAATCCAAAAAGTTACAGACAAATCCAAAAAGTTACGGACAAATCCAAAAAGTTACGGACAAATCCAAAAAGTTACGGACAAATCCAAAAAGTTACGGACAAATCCAAAAAGTTACGGACAAATCCAAAAAGTTACGGACAAATCCAAAAAGTTACGGACAAACCCAAAAAGTCACGGACAAATCCAAAAGTCACGGACAAATCCACAAAGTCACGGACAAATCCAAAAGTCACGGACAAATCCACAAAGTCACGGACAAATCCAAAAAGTTACGGACAAATCCAAAAAGTTACGGACAAACCCAAAAAGTCACGGACAAATCCAAAAGTTACGGACAAATCCAAAAAGTTACGGACAAACCCAAAAAGTCACGGACAAACGGATTGAAAGGAAGTCCAAAGGGGATAAAAAAAACTAGGTTCAGTAATTACCGAACCTAGTTTTTTATGAAATGAAGGGGGAATCATTTCATAAAGAAGTTACTGTATTGCAGAGTGAGAAAAGGGATAAAGGTGTAGAGAGACTTTCTCTTACAGCTTTATTGTTCCCTTCGAGATAGAAAATATACATTTAAAAGATCCAAATTTTTTATAAAGTGTTGGGGATCCCTTCTTTTTTTGACTCGTGAAACGTATGCATTAGCGCAAATTGAAAGCCTGTTGCCACATATCCGTACATAATAATAAAGATCATATAAAAGATAGGGCTAGACATTTGATTGATAATGAGACCGCTTATTAGGTTAAATATAAGAATGGAAAAAATAACTCCAAATGTTTCAGGGATTCTAGTTTTGAAGTAAAATCTACTTTTCTTTAGAGCATCGATAGGTCGTAGTTCATCGGTTACGATTGTAAATTCCCAAAAGATAAACAAGATGCGTAACACGAATAGAAGGAACATGCCGAAGAATATCCCTGGAATCATAAATGGAACCATCATAATAAATAAGACAAACAAGAGGGCTAATTGAATGATTAATACGACGATAAAATCAAGCCAATGTTTTTTTCCGTACCTTAAGAAAATATGAAAATTAGCATCCTCGCCTCTGGCACCTTTGTGCAATAAACCTATGAACCCGCCTTCTATAAATGCAAGAAAGATGAACATGAAAATAATGAGAAGTGAGAAACTACCTAAACTATTAGCGCCATCTAAGCTAAAATTAACTGAATGGATGACATTAGGATTTTCTAATAGGTCAGAAATGGATGGAAGGCCAGGGTTAATTGAAAACTTAAAGGAAATGGTTGAGTGATAATGAAAGCCGTATACAATAAATGCAATCATGAATGAAAGAAAATCGATCATGATCGGATACAGGGCAATAGATGTATATTCAGTCAATGTTTTAAAACCTTTATAAATCATAAACATTCCCCTTTACAAAATTTGGTCATAGTTTCATTGTAACAGTGAACAAGGAATGGAAATAGAAGGTATGATCATTTTTACATTAATTAAGGTGAAAAAAGTTAGAAAAAGTGACTTTTCTTGTTACAGAGACTTACATTCAGTATGATAAGAAAAAGGTAGCTATGAAAGGAGAATAATTATGCGTTTCCAAACGAAAAATGTTCATTTTCAGGAAAAACTAGAGTCAAATGAAATAAGTAAAACGAAGCCGATTTATCAAACATCTGCATTTTCCTTTCAAGATTTAGATGATATGGAAAACTTTTTTCAAGGAAAAAAAGATTACTTGTATACTCGAATGGGAAATCCGAACACAGATGATTTAGGCAAAGGGGTTGCAGACCTTGAAGGGGCAGAAATGGGTGTGGCAACGTCTTCTGGGATTTCGGCGATTTTAGCTGGGGTATTAGCTATAGCTAAATCAGGAGACCACATTATTGCCACAGAGGATCTCTACGGTGGTACATATCAATTATTTGCTCATGAACTGGCCGATTTTAATATCGACGTGAGTTTTGTTAACTTTGAAAACATCGATGCAGTAGAAAAAGAAATACGAGACGAAACCGTTTTGCTATATACGGAATCGATTACAAATCCACTGCTTAGAGTCGAAGATTTGCAAAGGTTTACTGAATTAGCCAAAAAATACGGGTTAAAGACGATGGTAGATAATACGTTTGCAACGCCTTATTTAATTCGTCCACATGAATATGAAGTGGATCTTGTTGTTCACAGTGCAACAAAATATATTGGTGGACATAGTGATTTATCAGCTGGTGTGTTAACTGGAAACCGAGAGTTAATGGAAAAGGCAAAGTCAAAGGTCGTTCATTTAGGAAGTAACCTTGGCCCTTTTGATGGTTGGCTCGCTACGAGAGGACTAAAGACATTAAGTTTACGGATGGAAAAACAATGCAGGAACGCATCAGTTTTAGCAGAAGTATTACGTGACAAACCGCAAGTTAAACAAGTTTTTTACCCAAAACATGCTTCTGATAAAGGAAACGGTGCCATTGTAACGATTGATTTAGCAGATGGCAGCGATGTTTATGAATTTTTTAGACAGTTAGATTGGGTCAAGGTTGTTCCAACTCTAGCAGGTGTTGAAACGAGTGTGACATATCCAGTCGGCACATCCCACCGTCCGTTACCTGAAGAAACAAGAGAGCGGTTAGGTGTAACAGCATCAATGGTACGGATATCAGTTGGGATTGAAGATGAAGAAGATATTATTGATGTTTTTAATAAAGCACTTGCTTCTGCTGAATTCAAATAAGGTTCATTAAGACGGTATACGGATCCGATCCGTACCGTTTTCTTTATGAAAAAATGCAGTCTTATCATTCTTCAAACAAAGATGAAGTTGATAACAAGTTATGAAAAAAGAAGGCTCTTTTCGCATAGATTGCTTCTGTGCCACTACGCTTGCTCGTCGCAGACTAGGTGCCTCTTCCTCTTCAAGCACTTCTTCGAAAATGATGCGTCGAGGCAGCTCGAAGTATATTTGGCGAAGCGAATGCTTGTTGTGCCTTCCACTAACAGCTGATTCTTTGATGAGGATCCGTCGGCACAACTCATAGCTTAGTCAGTGTTGTGGCGTTCGTTGCTTCTGCGATTACTCGTTGCAGATAAAGAGTGTTATTTTTTATAAATTCGAAGAGTGGAAGGCGGCGACTCCAGCGGGAACAGCACGAGCTGAAAATCACCCAAAAGGAACATGGTGAGTTTTGGGAAGTTGAGACCGTGCCCGCGGAAAGCGTCTGCCTGTAACGAGTTCGAGAGATTAACTTTACTAAAATCAACAATCTTTTAGTAAATAGCCAAAAAGAAAAGGCAGTTCTGTTTTATGAATCTTTTATTTGATATAATGAAGAACGGTGAAAAGAGGTAAGAAGTCTCTTATATTTGGAAATGATGCAAATATAGCAATAATAGAAAGTAGGTGGTCTTATGAACAATGAATTGAATTGGATTAAATCTGTCAAACCGACCTCTCATCACCAACCGACTGTGAAAACAGGAATCGGCGATGATGCCGCTGTTGTTGAATCAGATGACAAGTTTGACTCGGTCCTAGCAGTGGACACAATGGTAGAAGGTGTCCATTTTACAAAGGAAACAATGCCGATCCAATCCATTGGTTATAAGGCGCTAGCTGTTAACATTAGTGACTTAGCTGCGATGGGCGCAATTCCGCAATATTATCTCGTATCGATTGCCATTCCGAAACAAGGGTGGAAAAAAGATGAACTTGATATTCTATATAAAGGGTTAAAAGAAATCGGTGATTCTTATGGGATGGACTTAATCGGTGGTGACACAGTGTCTACATCAAGTAATCTTGTACTCACTGTGACGGTAATCGGGAAGGTTGAGAAAAACGCGGCTCTTCTACGTTCAAGTGCTAAACCTGGTGACGTTTTGTTTACAACTGGTCAGTTAGGGTTATCTGCTTTCGGGTTAGAGAAACTATTAGAACACGGACATACGGCGATGGATAAGACAGACTGGAAGCCGTATATCGAGGCGCATCAACAACCTCAACCACAGGTAGAGGCTGGACGTATTTTAATAAATCATAATTGGCGTGTCGCACTAAATGATGTCAGTGACGGACTTGCTAGTGAAGCGAAAGAAATTGCAGATGCCAGTCATGTAAACATTTGTATAGAACGGGATGAGCTTGAGAAAGCGCCACTCATATCGAAAGCAACGGAAGATAAACAAGAGTCATGGATGTTGTACGGCGGTGAAGATTTTCAGCTCGTTGGAACGGTTAGTCGTCATGATTGGCCAAAAGTTGTTGAAGCATTTGAACGAAAGCAGCTGAAGGTGAAAAAAATAGGTTATGTTGAACGTGGACATGGACAAGTATTTCTTATCAAAGAT
The Bacillus shivajii DNA segment above includes these coding regions:
- a CDS encoding trans-sulfuration enzyme family protein codes for the protein MRFQTKNVHFQEKLESNEISKTKPIYQTSAFSFQDLDDMENFFQGKKDYLYTRMGNPNTDDLGKGVADLEGAEMGVATSSGISAILAGVLAIAKSGDHIIATEDLYGGTYQLFAHELADFNIDVSFVNFENIDAVEKEIRDETVLLYTESITNPLLRVEDLQRFTELAKKYGLKTMVDNTFATPYLIRPHEYEVDLVVHSATKYIGGHSDLSAGVLTGNRELMEKAKSKVVHLGSNLGPFDGWLATRGLKTLSLRMEKQCRNASVLAEVLRDKPQVKQVFYPKHASDKGNGAIVTIDLADGSDVYEFFRQLDWVKVVPTLAGVETSVTYPVGTSHRPLPEETRERLGVTASMVRISVGIEDEEDIIDVFNKALASAEFK
- the thiL gene encoding thiamine-phosphate kinase is translated as MNNELNWIKSVKPTSHHQPTVKTGIGDDAAVVESDDKFDSVLAVDTMVEGVHFTKETMPIQSIGYKALAVNISDLAAMGAIPQYYLVSIAIPKQGWKKDELDILYKGLKEIGDSYGMDLIGGDTVSTSSNLVLTVTVIGKVEKNAALLRSSAKPGDVLFTTGQLGLSAFGLEKLLEHGHTAMDKTDWKPYIEAHQQPQPQVEAGRILINHNWRVALNDVSDGLASEAKEIADASHVNICIERDELEKAPLISKATEDKQESWMLYGGEDFQLVGTVSRHDWPKVVEAFERKQLKVKKIGYVERGHGQVFLIKDGVKSELKNTGYDHL